A window of the Pseudomonas sp. B21_DOA genome harbors these coding sequences:
- the grxC gene encoding glutaredoxin 3 yields the protein MSDVIVYSSDYCPYCSRAKHLLASKGVAFEEIKVDGKPQLRAEMTKKAGRTSVPQIWIGAKHIGGCDDLYALERAGKLDALLKG from the coding sequence ATGAGCGACGTCATCGTCTATTCCAGCGATTACTGCCCTTACTGCTCGCGCGCCAAGCATCTGCTCGCCAGCAAAGGCGTGGCCTTCGAAGAGATCAAGGTCGATGGCAAGCCGCAGCTGCGTGCCGAAATGACCAAAAAGGCCGGACGCACCTCCGTGCCGCAGATCTGGATCGGCGCAAAGCACATCGGCGGTTGTGATGATTTATACGCTCTGGAGCGCGCCGGCAAACTCGACGCGCTGCTCAAGGGCTGA
- a CDS encoding rhodanese-like domain-containing protein — MVAHLIEFATNHYILVGIFVVLLALLLAHTMQGGGKSLSTGELTALVNKDAGVVVDIRPAKDYAAGHIVGAVNIPQDKLAARVGELEKHKAKTIILVDALGQTAGTHARELMKSGFTAAKLSGGISSWKGDNLPLVK, encoded by the coding sequence ATGGTTGCTCATCTGATTGAATTTGCCACTAACCACTACATTCTTGTCGGTATCTTCGTCGTACTTCTGGCTCTGTTGCTGGCGCACACGATGCAGGGCGGCGGTAAAAGCCTGAGCACCGGCGAGCTGACCGCACTGGTCAATAAAGACGCAGGCGTGGTGGTGGACATCCGTCCGGCCAAGGATTATGCCGCTGGCCACATCGTTGGCGCGGTGAACATCCCGCAGGACAAACTGGCTGCCCGCGTCGGCGAGCTGGAAAAGCACAAGGCCAAAACCATCATTCTGGTCGATGCGCTCGGCCAGACCGCCGGCACCCACGCCCGCGAGCTGATGAAATCCGGCTTCACCGCGGCCAAGCTGTCCGGCGGGATTTCCAGCTGGAAAGGCGACAACCTGCCGTTGGTGAAGTGA
- the ntrC gene encoding nitrogen regulation protein NR(I): protein MSRSETVWIVDDDRSIRWVLEKALQQEGMTTQSFDSADGVMSRLARQQPDVIISDIRMPGASGLDLLARIREQHPRLPVIIMTAHSDLDSAVASYQGGAFEYLPKPFDVDEAVSLVKRANQHAQEQQGLEVVPALTRTPEIIGEAPAMQEVFRAIGRLSHSNITVLINGESGTGKELVAHALHRHSPRAASPFIALNMAAIPKDLMESELFGHEKGAFTGAANLRRGRFEQADGGTLFLDEIGDMPADTQTRLLRVLADGEFYRVGGHVPVKVDVRIIAATHQNLETLVHAGKFREDLFHRLNVIRIHIPRLSDRREDIPTLARHFLSRAAQELAVEPKLLKSETEEYLKNLPWPGNVRQLENTCRWITVMASGREVHISDLPPELLNLPQDSAPVTNWEQALRQWADQALARGQSSLLDSAVPAFERIMIETALKHTAGRRRDAAVLLGWGRNTLTRKIKELGMKVDGGDDDEGEEG, encoded by the coding sequence ATGAGCCGTAGTGAAACCGTGTGGATCGTCGATGACGACCGTTCTATCCGTTGGGTCCTGGAAAAGGCCTTGCAACAGGAAGGCATGACCACCCAGAGCTTCGACAGCGCCGACGGCGTGATGAGTCGTCTGGCCCGGCAGCAGCCGGACGTGATCATTTCCGATATCCGCATGCCCGGTGCCAGTGGTCTGGATCTGCTGGCGCGGATTCGCGAACAGCACCCACGGCTGCCGGTCATCATCATGACCGCTCACTCCGATCTGGACAGCGCTGTCGCCTCCTATCAGGGCGGTGCTTTCGAGTACCTGCCCAAACCTTTCGACGTCGACGAGGCCGTTTCGCTGGTCAAGCGTGCCAATCAGCACGCTCAGGAACAGCAAGGCCTGGAAGTTGTGCCAGCCCTGACCCGCACGCCGGAAATCATCGGCGAAGCGCCGGCGATGCAGGAAGTGTTTCGCGCCATCGGGCGCCTGAGCCACTCCAACATCACCGTGCTGATCAATGGCGAATCCGGTACCGGTAAAGAGCTGGTGGCCCACGCCCTGCACCGCCATAGCCCACGCGCGGCTTCGCCGTTCATTGCGTTGAACATGGCGGCGATTCCCAAGGATCTGATGGAATCGGAACTGTTCGGCCACGAGAAAGGCGCGTTCACCGGTGCAGCAAACCTGCGCCGCGGGCGCTTCGAACAGGCCGACGGCGGCACGCTGTTCCTCGATGAAATCGGCGACATGCCGGCGGACACCCAGACCCGCCTGTTGCGCGTGCTGGCTGACGGTGAGTTCTACCGCGTCGGCGGCCATGTGCCGGTCAAAGTGGACGTGCGCATCATCGCCGCGACCCACCAGAATCTCGAAACACTCGTCCACGCCGGTAAATTCCGCGAGGACTTGTTCCACCGTCTCAACGTGATTCGCATCCACATTCCACGCCTGTCGGATCGTCGCGAAGACATCCCGACTCTGGCCCGGCATTTCCTCAGCCGCGCCGCGCAGGAACTGGCGGTGGAGCCGAAGCTGCTGAAAAGCGAGACCGAGGAATACCTGAAAAACCTGCCGTGGCCGGGCAACGTGCGCCAGCTGGAAAACACCTGCCGCTGGATCACCGTGATGGCCTCCGGCCGTGAAGTGCACATCAGTGACCTGCCGCCGGAGCTGCTCAACCTGCCGCAGGATTCGGCGCCCGTGACCAACTGGGAACAGGCCCTGCGCCAATGGGCCGATCAGGCTCTGGCCCGCGGCCAGTCGAGCCTGCTCGACAGCGCGGTGCCGGCGTTCGAGCGGATCATGATCGAGACGGCGTTGAAGCACACCGCCGGGCGCCGTCGAGATGCTGCCGTTCTGTTGGGTTGGGGGCGGAACACCCTGACGCGCAAGATCAAGGAATTGGGAATGAAGGTCGATGGTGGGGATGATGATGAGGGCGAGGAAGGGTAA
- the secB gene encoding protein-export chaperone SecB → MTDQQNTAASEEETAPQFSLQRIYVRDLSFEAPKSPAIFRQQWDPAVGLDLNTRQKALEGDFYEVVLTLSVTVKNGEEVAFIAEVQQAGIFLIKNLDAASMSHTLGAFCPNILFPYARETLDSLVTRGSFPALMLAPVNFDALYAQELQRMQESGETPTVQ, encoded by the coding sequence ATGACTGACCAACAGAACACTGCAGCCAGCGAAGAAGAAACCGCACCGCAATTCTCCTTGCAGCGCATCTACGTACGCGACCTGTCCTTCGAAGCCCCGAAAAGCCCGGCGATCTTCCGCCAGCAGTGGGATCCGGCGGTCGGTCTGGATCTGAATACTCGCCAGAAAGCGCTGGAAGGCGATTTCTACGAAGTGGTGCTGACCCTTTCCGTTACCGTGAAAAACGGTGAAGAAGTGGCCTTCATCGCTGAAGTGCAACAGGCCGGTATCTTCCTGATCAAGAACCTGGACGCGGCTTCGATGAGCCACACCCTGGGTGCGTTCTGCCCGAACATCCTGTTCCCGTATGCCCGTGAAACCCTGGACAGCCTGGTCACCCGTGGCTCGTTCCCGGCGCTGATGCTGGCCCCGGTGAACTTCGACGCCCTGTACGCGCAAGAGCTGCAGCGCATGCAGGAAAGCGGCGAGACCCCGACCGTTCAATAA
- a CDS encoding Vps62-related protein — MTIEDNIAALPRQMEPIIQDNLLINFTTEFNRVWSSNGSKAKPATFWRPAPAPDALPGYFSLGDVLIPGDANINGEVVAAVVCERDLKGVENARGKALARPVDFELVWKETGAPNVARLSIWRPLAPVGYVALGQVCTTDHCKPSLNSVRCVRVDLVVAANLGELIWNDKGSGAKMSFSAYAIEPPTAAAGDILFAAGTFAGIQGYSKPAAPSSAYALRMQIPVQLSEPPQAPVLGGYAKPAESEPATVTHVARLPWFAVRDHAHPGEQFRNSPYYALKRTDEYVLIGYERNESDAYRATKWTAPRAQSAVTMRMFHSFTAMEIVKAWPSAPLSDIRMTRFSACLPKALTHTEASSNGWHELRPQVVIAMVPKQSAVAVYQMQSHYELVREDGTQVAVDFGYTDDSSVLLTQYPPHTIESVDSCPSLKTAIPAEPGIDSTSVEALQAPGLDVVTDSSP; from the coding sequence ATGACTATCGAAGACAATATCGCAGCGCTGCCACGGCAAATGGAACCGATCATCCAGGACAACCTGCTGATCAACTTCACCACGGAGTTCAATCGGGTCTGGAGCAGCAACGGCTCGAAAGCGAAACCCGCCACCTTCTGGCGCCCTGCCCCCGCTCCGGATGCACTGCCGGGCTATTTCTCGCTGGGCGATGTGCTGATCCCCGGCGATGCCAATATCAACGGCGAAGTAGTCGCGGCCGTGGTCTGCGAGAGGGATTTGAAAGGAGTCGAAAACGCCAGAGGCAAGGCACTGGCCCGCCCTGTCGATTTTGAACTGGTCTGGAAAGAAACCGGGGCGCCCAATGTTGCGCGCCTGTCGATCTGGCGCCCTTTGGCACCTGTCGGTTACGTCGCCTTGGGGCAAGTCTGCACCACCGATCATTGCAAACCTTCGCTCAACTCAGTGCGTTGCGTCAGGGTCGACCTCGTCGTTGCGGCGAACCTCGGCGAGTTGATCTGGAATGACAAAGGTAGCGGCGCCAAAATGAGTTTCAGTGCCTACGCCATCGAACCGCCGACTGCGGCAGCAGGCGATATCCTGTTTGCAGCGGGCACATTCGCCGGCATTCAGGGCTACAGCAAGCCTGCGGCACCTTCATCGGCGTACGCGTTGCGCATGCAGATCCCTGTGCAACTGAGCGAACCACCGCAGGCTCCGGTTCTCGGTGGCTATGCCAAGCCAGCCGAAAGCGAACCCGCCACGGTCACACATGTTGCCCGCCTGCCCTGGTTCGCGGTGAGAGATCATGCGCATCCCGGTGAACAGTTTCGCAACTCACCTTACTACGCACTCAAAAGGACCGACGAATACGTGCTCATCGGTTATGAGCGCAATGAGTCGGACGCATACCGCGCGACAAAATGGACTGCGCCGCGCGCGCAGAGCGCCGTGACGATGCGGATGTTCCATAGCTTCACCGCGATGGAAATTGTAAAAGCCTGGCCATCCGCGCCTCTGAGCGACATCCGCATGACCAGATTCTCGGCTTGCCTGCCGAAGGCCCTGACCCACACTGAAGCGTCTTCCAACGGCTGGCACGAGCTGCGACCGCAGGTCGTGATTGCCATGGTGCCAAAGCAATCAGCCGTAGCGGTCTATCAGATGCAAAGCCATTACGAACTGGTGAGGGAAGACGGTACTCAAGTGGCGGTCGATTTCGGCTATACCGACGACTCCAGCGTTCTGCTGACGCAATACCCGCCACATACCATCGAGTCAGTCGACTCGTGTCCATCGCTGAAGACGGCCATCCCCGCTGAGCCAGGCATCGACAGCACCAGCGTAGAAGCGCTGCAAGCGCCTGGTCTGGATGTGGTTACAGATAGCTCGCCATGA
- the hisF gene encoding imidazole glycerol phosphate synthase subunit HisF — protein MALAKRIIPCLDVDNGRVVKGVKFENIRDAGDPVEIARRYDEQGADEITFLDITASVDGRDTTLHTVERMASQVFIPLTVGGGVRTVQDIRNLLNAGADKVSINTAAVFNPEFVGEAAQHFGSQCIVVAIDAKKVSGPGETPRWEIFTHGGRKPTGLDAVEWAKKMEGLGAGEILLTSMDQDGMKNGFDLGVTRAISDALGIPVIASGGVGNLQHLADGILEGHASAVLAASIFHFGEYTVQEAKAYMSHRGIVMR, from the coding sequence ATGGCGTTAGCCAAGCGCATCATCCCTTGCCTGGACGTGGACAACGGCCGGGTCGTCAAAGGTGTGAAGTTCGAGAACATCCGCGACGCCGGTGACCCGGTGGAAATCGCCCGTCGCTACGACGAGCAGGGCGCCGACGAGATTACCTTTCTCGACATCACCGCCAGCGTCGATGGCCGTGACACCACGCTGCATACCGTCGAGCGCATGGCCAGTCAGGTGTTCATCCCGCTGACCGTCGGCGGTGGCGTGCGTACCGTGCAGGACATCCGCAACCTGCTCAATGCCGGCGCGGACAAGGTGTCGATCAACACTGCTGCCGTGTTCAACCCGGAATTCGTGGGCGAAGCCGCGCAGCATTTCGGCTCGCAGTGCATCGTCGTCGCCATCGACGCCAAGAAAGTCTCCGGCCCCGGCGAAACCCCGCGCTGGGAAATCTTCACCCACGGCGGGCGCAAGCCAACCGGCCTCGACGCGGTCGAGTGGGCGAAGAAAATGGAAGGCCTCGGTGCCGGCGAGATCCTGCTGACCAGCATGGATCAGGACGGCATGAAAAACGGCTTTGACCTCGGCGTGACCCGCGCCATCAGCGACGCGCTGGGCATTCCGGTGATCGCTTCCGGTGGCGTCGGCAACCTGCAGCATCTGGCTGACGGCATTCTCGAAGGCCATGCCAGTGCGGTGCTGGCGGCAAGTATTTTCCACTTCGGCGAATACACCGTGCAGGAAGCCAAGGCCTACATGTCGCATCGCGGCATCGTCATGCGCTAA
- the hisA gene encoding 1-(5-phosphoribosyl)-5-[(5-phosphoribosylamino)methylideneamino]imidazole-4-carboxamide isomerase gives MLIIPAIDLKDGACVRLRQGRMEDSTVFSDDPVSMAAKWVEGGCRRLHLVDLNGAFEGQPVNGEVVTAIAKRYPTLPIQIGGGIRSLETIEHYVKAGVSYVIIGTKAVKDPAFVAEACRAFPGKIIVGLDAKDGFVATDGWAEISTVQVIDLAKQFEADGVSSIVYTDIAKDGMMQGCNVPFTAALAAATRIPVIASGGIHNLGDIKSLLDAKAPGIIGAITGRAIYEGTLDVAEAQALCDGYAAR, from the coding sequence ATGCTGATTATCCCCGCTATCGATCTCAAGGACGGTGCCTGCGTACGTCTGCGCCAGGGCCGCATGGAAGATTCCACGGTGTTCTCCGATGACCCGGTGAGCATGGCTGCCAAGTGGGTGGAGGGCGGTTGCCGTCGTCTGCATCTGGTCGACCTGAACGGCGCTTTCGAAGGCCAGCCGGTCAACGGCGAAGTGGTCACCGCGATCGCCAAGCGCTACCCGACCCTGCCGATCCAGATCGGTGGCGGCATCCGTTCGCTGGAAACCATCGAGCATTACGTCAAAGCCGGCGTGAGCTACGTGATCATCGGCACCAAAGCCGTAAAAGATCCGGCGTTCGTTGCTGAAGCCTGCCGTGCGTTTCCGGGCAAGATCATTGTCGGTCTGGATGCGAAAGACGGTTTCGTCGCCACCGACGGCTGGGCTGAGATCAGCACCGTGCAGGTCATTGACTTGGCCAAGCAGTTCGAAGCCGACGGCGTGTCCTCGATCGTTTATACCGACATCGCCAAAGACGGCATGATGCAGGGCTGCAACGTACCGTTCACCGCTGCGCTGGCCGCTGCCACCAGGATTCCGGTGATCGCTTCCGGCGGCATCCATAACCTGGGTGACATCAAGTCGCTGCTCGACGCCAAGGCACCGGGCATCATCGGCGCGATCACGGGCCGCGCGATCTATGAGGGCACTTTGGATGTTGCAGAGGCTCAAGCTTTATGTGATGGCTACGCGGCCAGATAA
- a CDS encoding tRNA (cytidine(34)-2'-O)-methyltransferase gives MFHVILFQPEIPPNTGNVIRLCANSGCHLHLIEPLGFEMDDKRLRRAGLDYHEYATLQRHADLASCLESLGNPRVFAFTTKGSRPFHDAAFVPGDAFLFGPESRGLPADVLDALPAEQRLRLPMREGCRSLNLSNTVAVAVYEAWRQNDFK, from the coding sequence ATGTTTCACGTCATCCTTTTTCAACCAGAAATTCCGCCGAACACCGGCAACGTTATCAGGCTGTGCGCCAATAGTGGCTGCCACCTGCATTTGATCGAGCCGCTGGGTTTCGAGATGGACGACAAGCGCTTGCGTCGCGCCGGTCTCGACTACCACGAATATGCCACGCTGCAGCGTCACGCTGATCTGGCCAGTTGTCTTGAGAGTCTGGGCAACCCGCGGGTATTCGCCTTCACTACCAAAGGTTCACGGCCGTTTCATGATGCCGCATTCGTGCCCGGCGATGCGTTTCTGTTCGGCCCGGAAAGCCGTGGCCTGCCAGCGGACGTGCTCGACGCCCTGCCCGCCGAACAGCGCCTGCGCCTGCCGATGCGCGAAGGCTGCCGCAGCCTGAATCTGTCCAACACCGTGGCGGTCGCCGTGTACGAAGCGTGGCGGCAGAACGACTTCAAATAG
- a CDS encoding S41 family peptidase, with translation MLHLSRLTSLALTIALVIGAPLAFAAQPAPTVAPAGTAATAKAPLPLEELRTFAEVMDRIKAAYVEPVDDKTLLENAIKGMLSNLDPHSAYLGPEDFTELQESTSGEFGGLGIEVGAEDGFIKVVSPIDDTPASKAGIQAGDFIVKINGQPTRGQTMTEAVDKMRGKIGQKITLTLVRDGGTPFDVTLARAVIQVKSVKAQLLESGYGYIRITQFQVKTGEEVSKALAKLRKDNGKKLNGIILDLRNNPGGVLQSAVEVVDHFITKGLIVYTKGRIANSELRFSATGKDESEAVPMVVLINGGSASASEIVAGALQDQKRAVVMGTTSFGKGSVQTVLPLNNDRALKITTALYFTPNGRSIQAQGIVPDIEVRRAKITNEADSEYFKEADLQGHLGNGNGGADKPSGSGGKAKAMPQDDDYQLAQALSLLKGLSITSGR, from the coding sequence ATGCTGCATTTGTCCCGCCTTACCTCGCTGGCCCTGACGATCGCTCTGGTGATCGGCGCGCCTCTGGCGTTCGCCGCGCAACCGGCCCCGACTGTCGCTCCGGCAGGCACTGCCGCGACCGCCAAGGCGCCGCTGCCGCTGGAAGAGCTGCGCACCTTCGCCGAGGTCATGGACCGGATCAAAGCCGCGTACGTCGAGCCTGTGGACGATAAGACCCTGCTGGAAAACGCGATCAAGGGCATGCTCAGCAACCTCGATCCGCATTCGGCCTACCTCGGCCCGGAAGACTTTACCGAACTGCAGGAAAGCACCAGCGGTGAGTTCGGCGGCCTGGGCATCGAAGTCGGCGCCGAAGACGGCTTCATCAAGGTTGTCTCACCGATCGACGACACCCCGGCCTCGAAGGCTGGCATCCAGGCCGGCGACTTCATCGTCAAGATCAACGGCCAGCCAACCCGCGGCCAGACCATGACCGAAGCCGTCGACAAGATGCGCGGCAAGATCGGCCAGAAAATCACCCTGACCCTGGTTCGCGATGGTGGCACGCCATTCGACGTGACCCTGGCCCGTGCAGTGATTCAGGTCAAGAGCGTCAAAGCGCAGCTGCTCGAATCGGGCTACGGCTATATCCGTATCACCCAGTTCCAGGTCAAGACCGGCGAAGAAGTCTCCAAGGCGCTGGCCAAGCTGCGCAAGGACAACGGCAAGAAGCTCAACGGCATCATTCTCGACCTGCGCAACAACCCGGGTGGCGTGCTGCAATCGGCGGTGGAAGTGGTCGACCATTTCATCACCAAAGGTCTGATCGTTTACACCAAGGGCCGCATTGCCAACTCCGAATTGCGCTTCTCCGCCACCGGCAAGGACGAGAGCGAAGCGGTGCCGATGGTCGTGCTGATCAACGGCGGCAGTGCCTCGGCTTCGGAAATCGTCGCCGGCGCCCTGCAGGACCAGAAACGCGCCGTGGTCATGGGCACCACCAGTTTCGGCAAGGGCTCGGTGCAGACCGTGCTGCCGCTGAACAACGACCGCGCGCTGAAGATCACCACCGCGCTGTATTTCACGCCGAACGGCCGCTCGATCCAGGCCCAGGGCATCGTGCCGGACATCGAAGTGCGCCGCGCGAAGATCACCAACGAAGCCGACAGCGAATACTTCAAGGAAGCCGATCTGCAAGGCCACTTGGGCAACGGCAACGGCGGCGCCGACAAACCGAGCGGTTCCGGCGGCAAGGCCAAAGCGATGCCGCAGGATGATGATTACCAGTTGGCCCAGGCCCTGAGCCTGCTCAAAGGCCTGAGCATCACTTCCGGCCGCTGA
- a CDS encoding DUF2164 domain-containing protein, which yields MAVKKSKPPILTLTPEQESEANRKIQRFMEDRFELDLGSFEAAEILELFTREIAPHYYNRAIFDVQTHLKERFESIESDLWALEKIKSSGKRQAASCKR from the coding sequence ATGGCCGTCAAGAAGTCCAAACCGCCGATTCTGACCCTCACTCCCGAGCAGGAGAGCGAGGCCAATCGCAAGATTCAGCGGTTCATGGAAGACCGTTTCGAACTGGATCTGGGTTCGTTCGAGGCGGCGGAAATTCTTGAGCTGTTTACCCGTGAGATTGCTCCGCACTATTACAACAGGGCGATTTTCGATGTGCAGACCCACCTCAAGGAACGGTTTGAAAGCATCGAAAGCGACCTGTGGGCGCTCGAAAAAATTAAGAGCAGCGGCAAGCGTCAAGCTGCAAGCTGCAAGAGATAG
- the hisH gene encoding imidazole glycerol phosphate synthase subunit HisH has protein sequence MQTVAVIDYGMGNLHSVAKALEHVGAGKVLITSDANVIREADRVVFPGVGAIRDCMAEIRRLGFDSLVREVSQDRPFLGICVGMQALLDSSEENEGVDCIGLFPGAVKFFGKDLHEDGEHLKVPHMGWNEVKQTISHPLWHDIPDLARFYFVHSYYIAAANARQVVGSGHYGVDFAAALADGSRFAVQFHPEKSHTHGLQLLQNFAAWDGRW, from the coding sequence ATGCAGACGGTTGCAGTTATCGACTACGGCATGGGCAACCTGCACTCGGTGGCCAAAGCGCTTGAGCACGTCGGCGCCGGCAAGGTGCTGATTACCAGCGACGCGAACGTGATTCGCGAAGCCGACCGCGTGGTCTTCCCGGGCGTTGGCGCAATTCGCGATTGCATGGCGGAGATCCGTCGCCTCGGCTTCGATTCGCTGGTCCGTGAGGTCAGCCAGGATCGGCCGTTCCTCGGCATCTGCGTCGGTATGCAAGCCTTGCTCGACAGCAGCGAAGAGAACGAAGGCGTTGACTGCATCGGCCTGTTTCCGGGCGCGGTGAAGTTCTTCGGCAAGGATCTGCACGAAGACGGCGAGCACCTGAAAGTCCCGCACATGGGCTGGAACGAGGTGAAGCAGACCATCAGTCACCCGCTGTGGCATGACATCCCGGATCTGGCGCGTTTCTACTTCGTGCACAGCTACTACATCGCCGCCGCCAATGCGCGGCAGGTGGTGGGCAGCGGTCATTACGGTGTCGACTTCGCCGCAGCGCTGGCCGATGGCTCGCGTTTCGCCGTGCAGTTCCACCCGGAGAAAAGCCATACCCACGGCCTGCAATTGCTGCAGAACTTCGCTGCGTGGGACGGTCGCTGGTAA
- a CDS encoding ABC transporter substrate-binding protein, with the protein MIKRLLVVLASASLLLISNARAENGPDTDLVLLTENFPPYNMAKNGKNFAQGDNINGIATDIVREMFQRAGLTYSLTLRFPWERVYKLALENPGYGAFVMARLPDRERLFKWVGPIGPDDWILLAKADSKITLDTLNDARKYKIGAYKGDAIAETLTKQGLKPVVVLRDQDNAKKLLNGQIDLWATGDPAGRYLARQDGVTGLKTVLRFNSAELYLALNKDVSDDVVARLQTALDQMRKEGVVDEIMASYL; encoded by the coding sequence ATGATCAAACGCCTGCTTGTTGTTCTCGCCAGCGCCTCATTGTTGTTGATCAGCAATGCTCGCGCCGAAAACGGTCCCGACACCGACCTGGTGCTGCTTACCGAAAACTTCCCGCCGTACAACATGGCGAAGAACGGCAAGAATTTCGCCCAGGGCGACAACATCAACGGCATTGCCACTGACATCGTTCGCGAGATGTTCCAGCGCGCCGGCCTCACTTACAGCCTGACCCTGCGTTTCCCCTGGGAGCGTGTCTACAAACTCGCCTTGGAAAATCCCGGTTACGGCGCCTTCGTCATGGCGCGCCTGCCCGATCGCGAAAGACTGTTCAAATGGGTCGGCCCGATCGGCCCGGATGACTGGATCCTGCTGGCCAAGGCTGACAGCAAGATCACACTTGACACCCTCAACGACGCGCGCAAATACAAGATCGGCGCCTACAAAGGGGATGCGATTGCCGAGACACTCACCAAGCAAGGCCTCAAACCGGTAGTAGTGCTGCGCGATCAGGACAACGCTAAAAAGCTGCTCAATGGCCAGATCGATCTGTGGGCCACGGGTGATCCTGCCGGCCGTTATCTGGCGCGGCAGGATGGCGTGACCGGCCTGAAGACCGTGCTGCGCTTCAACAGCGCCGAGTTGTACCTGGCGCTGAACAAGGATGTTTCCGATGACGTCGTCGCCAGGCTGCAGACCGCGCTGGATCAGATGCGCAAGGAAGGCGTGGTCGATGAAATCATGGCGAGCTATCTGTAA
- the hisB gene encoding imidazoleglycerol-phosphate dehydratase HisB, with product MAERKASVERDTLETQIKASINLDGTGKARFDIGVPFLEHMLDQIARHGLIDLDIECKGDLHIDDHHTVEDVGITLGQAFAKAIGDKKGIRRYGHAYVPLDEALSRVVIDFSGRPGLQMHVPYTRATVGGFDVDLFQEFFQGFVNHALVSVHIDNLRGTNTHHQIETVFKAFGRALRMAVELDERMAGQMPSTKGVL from the coding sequence ATGGCCGAACGTAAGGCGTCTGTCGAGCGCGACACTCTGGAAACCCAGATCAAAGCCTCGATCAACCTTGATGGCACCGGAAAGGCCCGATTCGATATCGGTGTACCTTTTCTTGAGCACATGCTGGATCAGATCGCCCGTCACGGGTTGATCGATCTGGATATCGAATGCAAGGGCGATCTGCATATCGACGACCACCATACGGTGGAAGACGTCGGTATCACCCTCGGCCAGGCCTTTGCCAAAGCCATCGGCGACAAGAAAGGCATCCGTCGCTACGGCCATGCCTACGTGCCGCTCGATGAAGCACTGTCGCGTGTGGTCATCGATTTCTCCGGTCGCCCGGGCCTGCAGATGCACGTGCCGTACACCCGTGCCACCGTCGGCGGTTTCGACGTTGACCTGTTCCAGGAGTTTTTCCAGGGCTTCGTCAACCACGCGCTGGTCAGCGTGCACATCGACAACCTGCGCGGCACCAACACTCACCACCAGATCGAAACCGTGTTCAAGGCTTTCGGCCGCGCGCTGCGCATGGCCGTCGAGCTGGACGAACGCATGGCCGGGCAAATGCCGTCGACCAAAGGCGTTCTGTAA